One genomic segment of Brassica napus cultivar Da-Ae chromosome A3, Da-Ae, whole genome shotgun sequence includes these proteins:
- the LOC111214675 gene encoding uncharacterized protein LOC111214675 yields MPVSFHVRSNSYPSRLHPQAAHVDEQLTRLRSSDETSTSSSSSICQRLDNLQDLHESLDKLIRLPFTQHALPLEQNKKAVEQILDGSLRILDLCNISKDALSQMKEGLMEIQSMLRRKRGDLSGEVKKYLASRKSIKKSLQKALKSLKVKQDQECNEESLAVFGEAEAITVSLFDSLFCFMSGSKTCSKWSLVSKLMNQKKVTCEAQANEFTRVDSECESEKTLKMEDVQILESCIQDLEDGLESLSKSLIKYRVSILNTLGH; encoded by the coding sequence atgccTGTCTCCTTCCACGTTCGATCTAACAGTTACCCCTCTAGACTTCACCCACAAGCTGCTCATGTTGATGAGCAGTTGACTCGTTTGAGATCTTCTGATGAAACCTCGACATCTTCAAGCTCTTCTATATGTCAAAGACTTGACAACCTTCAAGATCTTCACGAGTCTCTTGACAAACTTATTCGCCTACCTTTCACACAACATGCTTTACCTCTAGAGCAGAACAAGAAAGCCGTCGAGCAGATTCTTGATGGATCTCTCAGGATCTTGGATTTATGCAACATCTCCAAGGATGCTTTGTCACAGATGAAGGAAGGTCTCATGGAGATCCAGTCGATGCTGAGAAGAAAGCGTGGAGATCTATCGGGAGAGGTTAAGAAGTACTTAGCCTCAAGAAAATCCATCAAGAAGTCATTGCAAAAGGCCCTTAAGAGTTTGAAGGTGAAACAAGACCAAGAGTGCAACGAAGAGTCTCTGGCGGTGTTTGGAGAAGCAGAAGCTATTACAGTTTCTCTGTTTGATTCTTTGTTTTGCTTCATGTCTGGATCAAAAACATGCAGCAAATGGTCACTCGTCTCAAAGCTAATGAACCAGAAGAAGGTTACATGTGAAGCACAAGCAAATGAATTCACAAGAGTTGACTCTGAATGCGAATCAGAGAAGACTTTGAAAATGGAGGATGTGCAGATCCtagagtcatgcattcaagatCTTGAAGATGGACTTGAATCTCTTTCCAAGTCCTTGATTAAATACCGAGTCTCGATTCTTAACACCTTAGGCCATTGA